Proteins from one Romboutsia sp. CE17 genomic window:
- a CDS encoding rod shape-determining protein translates to MTKDMGIDLGTANTLVYIKGQGIVVREPSVVAIRDDSKEVLAVGEEAKRMIGRTPGNIVAIRPMKDGVIADFDVTQSMLSYFIQKAAAKKGVVSPRIAICVPFGVTDVEKRAIEEAARQAGAKDAYLIEEPMAAAIGAGLKVEEPEGNMIVDIGGGTSEIAVISLGGIVSAESVRVGGNKFDDSIVSYVKKEYNLMIGERTAEDIKISIGSTFKEDQESDMQIRGRDLISGLPKTVEISSTEVREALKEPISAIIDAIKSTLEKTPPELASDIMENGIMLTGGGALLRGLDKLIKQETGMPVTIADEPLDCVALGTGKSVEDQEIFEKVLMMNTRR, encoded by the coding sequence ATGACTAAGGACATGGGAATCGACTTAGGAACAGCAAATACTTTAGTTTATATAAAAGGTCAAGGTATAGTAGTAAGAGAACCTTCAGTTGTAGCAATAAGAGATGATAGTAAAGAAGTTTTAGCAGTAGGAGAAGAAGCTAAGAGAATGATTGGTAGAACACCAGGAAATATAGTAGCTATAAGACCAATGAAAGATGGAGTTATAGCTGATTTTGATGTTACTCAATCAATGTTAAGCTACTTTATACAAAAAGCTGCAGCTAAAAAAGGTGTTGTAAGTCCAAGAATAGCTATATGTGTACCATTTGGTGTAACAGATGTTGAAAAAAGAGCTATAGAAGAGGCTGCAAGACAAGCAGGAGCGAAGGATGCTTATCTTATAGAAGAACCGATGGCAGCGGCAATTGGTGCTGGTCTTAAAGTAGAAGAACCAGAAGGTAACATGATAGTAGATATCGGTGGTGGTACTTCTGAAATAGCAGTTATATCTTTAGGTGGTATAGTATCAGCTGAATCTGTAAGAGTCGGTGGTAATAAATTTGATGATTCTATAGTTAGCTATGTTAAAAAAGAGTATAACTTAATGATAGGTGAAAGAACTGCCGAAGATATAAAAATAAGCATAGGTTCGACTTTTAAAGAAGACCAAGAAAGTGATATGCAAATAAGAGGTAGAGACTTAATATCAGGTCTTCCAAAAACAGTAGAAATATCTTCAACAGAAGTTAGAGAAGCATTAAAGGAGCCAATAAGTGCTATAATAGACGCAATAAAATCAACTTTAGAAAAAACTCCACCAGAATTAGCATCAGACATAATGGAAAATGGAATAATGCTAACGGGAGGGGGAGCATTACTTAGAGGATTAGATAAATTAATTAAACAAGAAACAGGAATGCCAGTAACAATAGCAGATGAACCATTAGATTGTGTTGCATTAGGAACTGGTAAATCAGTGGAAGATCAAGAAATATTCGAGAAAGTATTAATGATGAATACTAGAAGATAA